In Candidatus Limnocylindrales bacterium, a single window of DNA contains:
- a CDS encoding cytochrome ubiquinol oxidase subunit I, with the protein MRKINRKVFFIFSLLFFVILIGSAFAQQPAGDQPVEYRAFPYIGSRQIMWIAAQLHLMFAAFILGVPIFAVIVEFIGFYARDPLQKLRYDRLAKEFTKLLLIAFSATAIWGAILTFLFITLYPKFFNYLSNIFSPTLWIYPFLFFGETFTLYLYWYGWEWLQGEKKKFHLALGVLLNLFGIAVLFITDAWTTFMMSPSGVDEKGNLVSLWKAINNPLWMPLNIHRLIANIVFGGSIAAAYAAFRFLSSKTEEERAHYDWMGYIGNFIAIQAFIVLPFAGYWFGREIYAFDQQLGITMMGGFLSWLWIIQAILIGIIFLASNYYLWIGMERIPGAERYRLYTRLILLVLVVGTLVWATPHSLVASLEEARKMGGAHHPLLGVLGVMSAKNTAVNIMILSTFLSFLFYRRGNKISRVSWAKTGVVLQGLILFLAAFIVVFYGVRGYFVEAIVRIGYSVYQVLAVLSAIILTMILDIFMLRNAEEIGPIRWGKMPPRSQYALFLVAITFTWLMGLMGYARSAIRQHWHVYGVMRDTSPEAFSPTLGFAADMVSICVLLFFALVFFIFWIGHLGEKTKILEEQVEEEVEGITTAKLKGGYTT; encoded by the coding sequence ATGAGGAAAATAAATCGTAAAGTTTTTTTCATCTTTTCTCTGCTTTTCTTTGTGATCCTGATAGGTTCGGCGTTTGCCCAACAACCTGCCGGTGATCAACCTGTGGAGTATCGGGCATTTCCGTATATAGGAAGCCGACAAATCATGTGGATTGCAGCACAATTACACCTGATGTTTGCAGCCTTTATTTTAGGTGTTCCTATTTTTGCAGTGATTGTGGAGTTTATCGGATTCTATGCCCGAGACCCCTTGCAAAAACTACGTTACGACAGACTGGCCAAAGAGTTTACCAAGCTTCTATTAATCGCGTTTTCTGCAACGGCTATCTGGGGAGCCATCCTTACCTTCTTATTTATCACCCTTTATCCCAAGTTTTTTAATTACTTATCGAACATCTTCTCTCCCACCTTATGGATTTATCCTTTTCTCTTTTTTGGAGAAACTTTCACCCTTTATCTTTATTGGTACGGCTGGGAGTGGTTACAGGGGGAGAAGAAAAAATTCCATTTGGCCTTAGGGGTACTTCTAAATCTCTTTGGGATTGCCGTCCTTTTTATTACCGATGCCTGGACGACCTTTATGATGAGTCCCAGTGGAGTGGATGAAAAAGGTAATCTGGTTAGCCTCTGGAAGGCGATTAACAATCCGTTGTGGATGCCTTTAAATATTCATCGGCTGATCGCCAATATCGTTTTTGGAGGTTCCATTGCGGCGGCCTACGCGGCTTTTCGATTTTTATCTTCTAAAACCGAGGAAGAAAGAGCCCATTACGATTGGATGGGATATATTGGGAATTTTATAGCCATTCAAGCCTTTATTGTTCTTCCCTTTGCCGGGTATTGGTTTGGTCGAGAAATTTATGCCTTTGATCAACAACTGGGAATCACCATGATGGGGGGTTTTCTGTCCTGGCTCTGGATTATTCAGGCGATCCTTATCGGAATTATTTTCCTGGCAAGTAATTACTATTTGTGGATCGGTATGGAGCGGATCCCAGGGGCCGAAAGATATCGACTGTATACCCGGCTTATTTTGTTGGTTTTAGTTGTTGGTACACTGGTTTGGGCAACTCCCCATAGCCTGGTGGCCAGTCTGGAAGAAGCGAGAAAAATGGGTGGCGCTCACCATCCTCTTTTGGGAGTTCTGGGGGTTATGTCCGCTAAAAATACCGCGGTCAATATCATGATTCTGAGTACTTTTCTTAGTTTTTTGTTCTATCGGCGGGGCAATAAAATCTCCAGGGTTTCCTGGGCTAAGACCGGTGTGGTTCTTCAAGGGCTTATTCTCTTCCTGGCGGCTTTTATTGTAGTCTTTTACGGAGTTCGTGGTTACTTTGTAGAAGCCATCGTGCGAATTGGATATTCGGTTTATCAGGTTTTAGCCGTATTGAGCGCTATTATCCTGACCATGATCCTGGATATCTTTATGCTCCGTAATGCAGAAGAGATCGGACCCATTCGGTGGGGAAAAATGCCACCCCGTTCTCAATACGCGCTTTTCCTCGTTGCCATTACATTTACCTGGCTTATGGGACTCATGGGATATGCCCGGTCGGCCATTCGACAACACTGGCACGTTTATGGAGTTATGCGTGATACTTCCCCCGAAGCTTTCTCCCCGACATTGGGCTTTGCAGCCGATATGGTTTCCATTTGTGTTCTTCTGTTTTTTGCCCTCGTCTTCTTTATCTTCTGGATTGGTCATCTTGGAGAAAAAACAAAGATCCTTGAGGAACAGGTTGAGGAGGAAGTAGAAGGAATAACCACTGCCAAGCTGAAAGGGGGTTATACAACATGA
- a CDS encoding dienelactone hydrolase family protein, producing MEGESTMHEDLKSLMPKTEFTRREFVVTTLATGFALAVQPVSAQTITTDTTGLTAGEVKIPTADGEFPAYRAMPSSGGPFPVVLVVQEIFGVHEYIKDVCRRLAKLGYLAVAPDLYARQGDVSKMTDIGEILSKVVSKVPDAQVMSDLDATVSWAEKSGKGDVSRLGITGFCWGGRIVWLYAAHNPKVKAGVAWYGRLVGQPNELQPKHPIDIAPFLKVPVLGLYGGKDQGIPLDTVEQMRQALKAAGNPSEIIVYPEAPHGFHADYRPSYRKEAAEDGWKRLQEWFKKYGVA from the coding sequence ATGGAAGGAGAAAGTACGATGCATGAAGATTTGAAAAGTTTGATGCCGAAGACAGAGTTTACGAGGAGGGAGTTTGTAGTCACTACGTTGGCAACCGGATTTGCTCTGGCAGTGCAGCCGGTTTCCGCACAAACAATTACCACCGATACCACCGGGTTAACGGCAGGAGAGGTAAAGATTCCTACTGCAGATGGTGAATTCCCTGCGTACAGAGCTATGCCTTCCTCTGGAGGGCCATTCCCCGTTGTGTTGGTTGTTCAAGAAATTTTTGGGGTTCATGAATACATCAAAGATGTCTGCCGTCGCCTTGCCAAATTAGGCTATTTGGCCGTGGCACCCGATCTGTATGCCCGACAAGGAGATGTATCCAAAATGACCGATATAGGAGAAATCCTCTCCAAGGTCGTTTCCAAGGTCCCGGATGCACAGGTTATGTCCGATCTGGATGCCACCGTTAGTTGGGCTGAGAAATCCGGTAAGGGGGATGTGTCCAGGCTTGGAATTACCGGATTTTGCTGGGGTGGGCGAATTGTATGGCTCTATGCTGCCCATAATCCAAAGGTAAAGGCAGGGGTTGCCTGGTATGGCCGTTTGGTGGGTCAGCCCAACGAACTTCAACCAAAGCATCCTATCGATATAGCCCCGTTCCTTAAGGTACCGGTTTTAGGCCTCTATGGTGGAAAAGATCAGGGTATTCCCCTGGATACCGTTGAACAGATGCGTCAGGCCCTGAAAGCTGCGGGTAATCCCTCCGAAATCATAGTCTATCCCGAGGCCCCCCACGGCTTCCATGCTGACTATCGACCCAGTTATCGTAAGGAAGCAGCCGAAGATGGCTGGAAACGTCTGCAAGAATGGTTTAAGAAGTATGGGGTTGCTTAG
- a CDS encoding DsbA family oxidoreductase has protein sequence MAEPAILEVFSDYVUPWCYFSTGRIEELRKNYEVEIKWRAFPLHPETPEEGQTLEELFAGRSLDLAIMMARLKQVAAVEGLPFGERRMTYNSRLAQELGKWAESQGKGDEFHRAVFRAYFGEGKNIGKIPVLIDIARSVGLSDKEAQAVLEERTFKEAVDSDWHRSYLMGITGVPTFVINRQGVVGAQPYEVLELLMKAANVKKRQPDQ, from the coding sequence ATGGCCGAACCTGCAATTCTTGAAGTATTCTCAGACTATGTTTGACCCTGGTGCTATTTCAGTACGGGACGTATTGAGGAACTACGAAAAAACTATGAGGTAGAAATTAAATGGAGGGCTTTTCCTCTTCATCCCGAAACTCCAGAAGAGGGACAGACCCTGGAAGAACTTTTTGCGGGCCGTTCTCTGGATCTCGCCATCATGATGGCTCGCCTGAAGCAAGTAGCCGCCGTTGAAGGATTACCCTTTGGGGAACGTAGAATGACCTATAACAGTCGTTTAGCCCAGGAATTAGGTAAATGGGCAGAATCCCAGGGTAAGGGCGATGAATTTCATAGGGCGGTTTTTCGAGCTTATTTTGGAGAGGGTAAGAATATCGGAAAGATTCCAGTACTCATAGATATAGCCCGATCTGTGGGTCTTTCAGATAAAGAGGCTCAGGCTGTGCTTGAGGAAAGAACCTTTAAGGAAGCCGTTGATTCCGATTGGCACCGCTCTTATCTTATGGGAATCACAGGGGTTCCGACTTTCGTAATCAACAGGCAAGGAGTTGTGGGCGCGCAACCCTATGAGGTGCTGGAATTACTGATGAAGGCAGCGAATGTAAAAAAGCGTCAACCCGATCAGTAA
- a CDS encoding exonuclease domain-containing protein gives MEPSTHFKDITFVAFDLETTGLDPLSGDQICEIGAVKFKDKEILGIFNQLVNPGCSISSEVSALTHITNDMVAEAPPLKEVLPRFVEFIQDTLLVAHNAPYDLSFLAVAFEKEKLTPTDNKTLDTLTLSRVLYPQYKHHNLDELRQRFNITHPQAHRGLGDALVTKDLFNIFLDKLQAEGIFTLGGLLKRHGPFYRFPLWENQAFKRYPLDLIQGLRKAAQERRSVFIEYKSTKQKEKVGRLVDPYFFLKLDEQIYLKGYCHLRQEVRNFRLDRITKFELMERTFKPKKDTD, from the coding sequence GTGGAACCTTCAACGCATTTTAAAGATATTACCTTTGTAGCCTTCGATTTGGAAACAACGGGTTTAGATCCCCTTTCGGGGGATCAAATTTGCGAGATTGGAGCCGTTAAGTTTAAAGATAAGGAAATCCTGGGAATTTTTAATCAACTGGTGAATCCAGGCTGTTCTATCTCCTCCGAAGTTTCCGCCCTTACCCATATTACCAACGATATGGTGGCAGAGGCCCCGCCCCTGAAAGAAGTGCTTCCGAGGTTTGTGGAGTTTATCCAGGATACTCTGCTGGTTGCCCATAATGCACCCTATGATCTGAGTTTTCTGGCCGTTGCCTTCGAGAAAGAAAAGCTAACCCCCACTGATAACAAAACCCTCGATACCCTTACCTTATCCCGGGTCCTTTATCCTCAATACAAACATCATAATCTGGATGAGTTAAGGCAAAGATTCAATATTACGCATCCCCAGGCTCATCGGGGGTTGGGAGATGCCCTGGTTACAAAGGATCTATTTAACATTTTCCTGGATAAGCTTCAGGCAGAAGGGATATTTACTCTGGGTGGATTGCTCAAGCGACATGGTCCTTTTTACCGATTCCCCCTGTGGGAGAATCAGGCCTTTAAACGCTATCCCCTGGATCTGATCCAGGGACTTCGAAAGGCTGCTCAAGAACGACGCTCCGTTTTTATAGAATACAAGTCTACGAAGCAGAAAGAGAAGGTGGGACGGCTGGTAGATCCTTATTTTTTTCTTAAACTCGATGAGCAGATTTATTTAAAAGGCTACTGCCATCTCCGTCAGGAAGTTCGAAATTTCCGGCTGGATCGGATTACAAAGTTTGAGTTGATGGAAAGGACCTTTAAACCCAAGAAGGATACCGATTAG
- a CDS encoding PAS domain S-box protein, with protein sequence MKARILLIEANEQNRYLATFLLEKHGFTVVHAPDGPAGIARARQERFDLILLDIQLPDMDGYEVARALRAEPALAGVPIVAVTSYAMVGDREKALDSGCTGYLEKPINPDTFVAEVCRHLRPPGGESEEAIVLKEYSETLVRKLEEKVAELEQANRALRESEARFRAIFESEPECVKLLAADGSLLAMNPAGLQMLEADSFEQVERHCMYPLVVEEHRSAFRELTERVMRGESDTLEFQIVGLKGGRRWLETHASPLTDATGRIVAVLGITRDITERKQAEAALRESEERFRLLVDHAPEAVVLLDVETGRFVHSNPAAETLFKLPATELARVGPVELSPPVQPDGQPSETKARALIAAALAGEKPVFEWMHRDATGRDIPCEVRLLRMELGGRTIVRGSVLDISERKAAEARIGQLSRTYAVLSGINQAIVREKDPQALLTSACRIAVEKGGFCLAWIGLAGADGWLRVTAHAGATPETIEVVRAFVEGPQPDCAFTYHALQQGERAVCLDIARDERARNWRDAALARGCRAMASLPLQVGDRTVGTFNLYASVAGFFDQEELHLLDELAADIGFALEAHERERERQRAEQALRELIRTVDGIVWEADPDTFHFTFVSSHAERLLGYPVERWLNEPDFWASHLHPDDRERAVNFCVAATRAGKDHQLEYRMLAADGRVVWLRDLVTVVVEDGRPVRLRGIMVDVTAAKETEAALRASEERFREIAETIEEVFWVTNPEKNRMLYVSPAYERIWGRSTQNLYASPRDWLEAIHPDDRPHVLEAATTRQTTGEYDVEYRIVRPDGQVRWIRDMAFPVRDESGRVVRIVGVARDITDRRLAQERFRLLIENAPDMIHVIDNQGLLCFQSPSVEQILGYTEEERLGRSVFDLVHPDDLAAVRAALGQAVAQPGQSVRVECRLRHKNGQWRLLQAVGRSLPEQAAEGFIVLNSRDVTDQRRLEEQFRQSQKMEAIGQLAGGVAHDFNNVLTTIIMQSELLDMDEQVSPKIKDGLRQIRAAAGRAANLTRQLLLFSRRQVMQPRDVDLNEVVTNLARMLQRIIGEDVRLQLHLNPMPLWTHADPGMLDQVLMNLAVNARDAMPEGGQLRIETLTRTVDEMLARQHGDILPGDYVGLRVTDTGCGIAPEHLARIFEPFFTTKEPGKGTGLGLATVFGIIKQHGGWIEVESQVGQGTTFEAYLPALSKPAAAAAVARAVARPPGGTETILLVEDDEAVRLMTRAVLERHGYRVIEAPDGLAALERWEQHRAEVALLLTDMVMPRGISGHELARRLQADRTDLKVLYMTGYSVELAGRKLIPQPGQNFLQKPLQADVLLAAVRRCLDA encoded by the coding sequence ATGAAAGCTAGAATCCTCCTGATCGAAGCCAACGAGCAGAACCGTTACCTCGCCACGTTCCTGTTGGAGAAGCACGGCTTCACCGTGGTCCACGCGCCCGACGGCCCGGCTGGCATCGCGCGCGCCAGGCAGGAGCGGTTCGATCTCATCCTGCTCGACATTCAATTGCCCGATATGGACGGCTATGAGGTTGCGCGCGCGTTGCGCGCCGAGCCGGCGCTGGCCGGAGTGCCGATTGTCGCCGTGACCTCCTACGCGATGGTCGGCGATCGCGAGAAGGCGTTGGACTCGGGTTGCACCGGCTACCTGGAGAAACCCATCAACCCGGACACGTTCGTCGCGGAAGTCTGCCGCCATCTGCGACCGCCCGGTGGAGAAAGCGAGGAAGCAATCGTGCTCAAGGAATACAGCGAAACACTGGTCCGCAAACTGGAGGAGAAAGTCGCCGAACTCGAACAAGCCAACCGCGCGTTGCGCGAGAGCGAAGCGCGCTTCCGGGCGATTTTCGAGAGCGAACCGGAGTGCGTGAAGCTCCTGGCAGCCGATGGCTCGCTGCTCGCCATGAATCCCGCCGGATTGCAGATGCTCGAAGCTGATTCGTTCGAGCAGGTCGAGCGCCACTGCATGTATCCGCTTGTGGTGGAGGAACACCGCTCCGCCTTCCGTGAACTGACGGAGCGGGTGATGCGCGGGGAGTCCGATACGCTTGAATTCCAGATCGTCGGCCTCAAGGGTGGACGCCGCTGGTTGGAGACCCACGCCAGCCCGCTGACCGACGCGACCGGGAGAATCGTGGCGGTGCTCGGCATCACACGCGATATCACCGAGCGCAAGCAGGCCGAAGCGGCGCTCCGCGAGAGTGAGGAGCGCTTTCGCCTGCTGGTGGACCATGCGCCCGAGGCGGTGGTGCTGCTCGACGTGGAGACCGGCCGCTTCGTGCATAGCAATCCGGCTGCCGAAACGCTCTTCAAGCTGCCCGCCACCGAGCTGGCCCGGGTCGGCCCGGTCGAGCTCAGCCCGCCAGTCCAACCTGACGGCCAACCTTCTGAAACCAAAGCCCGTGCGCTCATTGCCGCCGCGCTTGCCGGCGAGAAACCCGTCTTCGAGTGGATGCACCGCGACGCCACCGGCCGCGACATCCCCTGTGAGGTACGGTTGCTGCGGATGGAACTAGGGGGGCGGACGATCGTGCGCGGCAGCGTGCTGGACATCTCGGAGCGTAAGGCTGCCGAGGCGCGCATCGGCCAGCTCAGCCGCACTTACGCGGTGCTGAGCGGTATCAACCAGGCCATCGTCCGCGAAAAAGACCCACAGGCGTTGCTGACCAGCGCCTGCCGCATCGCCGTCGAAAAAGGCGGCTTTTGCCTGGCCTGGATCGGTTTGGCCGGGGCGGACGGGTGGTTGCGGGTCACGGCCCACGCGGGGGCAACGCCGGAGACGATCGAAGTGGTCCGTGCCTTTGTGGAAGGCCCGCAACCGGACTGCGCCTTCACCTATCACGCGCTGCAGCAGGGCGAGCGGGCTGTGTGCCTGGACATCGCCAGGGACGAGCGGGCGCGCAACTGGCGTGACGCAGCACTGGCGCGCGGTTGCCGTGCGATGGCCTCCCTGCCGCTGCAGGTGGGGGACCGCACGGTAGGCACGTTCAACCTTTACGCGAGCGTGGCGGGCTTCTTCGACCAGGAAGAACTGCACCTGCTGGACGAGCTGGCGGCGGACATCGGGTTTGCCTTGGAGGCGCACGAGCGGGAACGCGAGCGGCAACGCGCCGAGCAGGCCTTGCGCGAACTCATCCGTACGGTGGACGGCATCGTGTGGGAAGCCGATCCCGACACATTCCACTTCACCTTTGTCAGCTCGCACGCCGAGCGGTTGCTGGGCTACCCGGTGGAACGCTGGTTGAACGAGCCGGACTTTTGGGCTAGCCACCTGCACCCGGACGACCGTGAACGGGCCGTCAACTTCTGTGTTGCCGCCACCCGCGCCGGAAAGGACCATCAGCTCGAATACCGCATGCTGGCCGCGGATGGGCGCGTGGTGTGGCTGCGGGATCTGGTGACGGTAGTCGTCGAGGACGGCCGCCCGGTGAGGTTGCGCGGCATCATGGTGGACGTGACAGCGGCCAAGGAAACCGAGGCGGCCCTGCGCGCCAGCGAGGAACGGTTCCGCGAAATCGCCGAGACCATCGAGGAGGTTTTCTGGGTCACAAACCCGGAGAAAAACCGGATGCTTTACGTCAGCCCGGCCTACGAGCGCATCTGGGGTCGCAGCACGCAGAACCTGTATGCCTCCCCGCGCGACTGGCTGGAGGCCATCCATCCCGACGACCGCCCGCACGTGCTGGAAGCCGCCACCACCCGGCAGACCACAGGCGAGTATGACGTCGAATACCGCATCGTCCGGCCCGACGGCCAGGTGCGCTGGATTCGGGACATGGCGTTTCCCGTGCGGGACGAGTCGGGTCGTGTGGTACGCATCGTGGGCGTGGCGCGGGACATCACCGATCGGCGGCTGGCCCAGGAGCGTTTCCGCCTCCTGATCGAGAATGCGCCGGACATGATCCACGTGATCGACAACCAGGGGTTGCTCTGTTTTCAAAGTCCTTCGGTGGAACAAATCCTCGGCTACACCGAGGAGGAACGGCTGGGCCGCAGCGTCTTTGATCTGGTGCATCCAGACGACTTGGCTGCTGTCCGGGCAGCGCTGGGGCAGGCCGTGGCTCAACCTGGCCAGTCCGTGAGGGTGGAATGCCGGTTGCGGCACAAGAACGGCCAGTGGCGGCTGCTCCAAGCGGTGGGCCGCAGCTTGCCGGAGCAGGCCGCCGAGGGGTTCATCGTGCTCAACTCGCGCGACGTGACCGACCAACGCCGGTTGGAGGAGCAGTTTCGCCAGTCGCAGAAGATGGAGGCGATCGGGCAGTTGGCCGGTGGCGTGGCGCATGATTTCAACAACGTCCTGACCACGATCATCATGCAGTCCGAGTTGCTGGACATGGACGAACAAGTGAGTCCGAAGATCAAAGACGGCCTGCGGCAGATTCGCGCCGCCGCCGGGCGGGCGGCGAATCTCACGCGGCAGTTGCTGCTGTTCAGCCGCCGCCAGGTGATGCAGCCACGCGACGTGGACCTGAATGAGGTCGTGACCAACCTGGCCAGGATGCTGCAGCGGATCATCGGCGAGGACGTGCGCTTACAACTGCACCTGAACCCAATGCCGCTGTGGACACACGCGGACCCCGGCATGTTGGATCAGGTCTTGATGAACCTGGCCGTCAACGCCCGCGACGCCATGCCCGAGGGCGGTCAGTTGCGCATCGAGACGCTGACCAGAACCGTGGACGAAATGCTCGCCCGGCAGCACGGCGATATCTTACCCGGCGACTACGTGGGCTTGCGCGTGACCGATACCGGCTGCGGCATTGCGCCGGAACACCTGGCCCGCATTTTCGAGCCTTTCTTCACCACCAAAGAACCGGGCAAAGGCACGGGCCTGGGGCTGGCCACTGTGTTTGGAATCATAAAGCAGCACGGAGGCTGGATCGAGGTGGAAAGCCAGGTGGGACAGGGAACGACGTTTGAAGCGTATCTGCCCGCTCTGTCCAAGCCCGCCGCGGCTGCGGCGGTAGCCCGAGCGGTTGCCAGACCGCCGGGAGGCACGGAAACCATCCTGCTGGTCGAAGACGACGAGGCTGTGCGGCTGATGACGCGTGCGGTACTGGAACGGCACGGGTACCGGGTGATCGAAGCCCCGGACGGGCTGGCCGCCCTCGAACGCTGGGAACAACATCGCGCGGAGGTGGCGTTGCTGCTGACCGACATGGTGATGCCGCGCGGGATCAGTGGCCACGAGCTGGCCCGGCGGCTGCAGGCCGACCGGACCGATTTGAAGGTGCTTTATATGACAGGTTACAGCGTGGAACTCGCCGGCCGGAAATTGATACCGCAACCGGGCCAGAATTTTCTCCAAAAGCCTCTTCAAGCCGACGTGCTGCTGGCCGCCGTGCGGCGGTGCCTGGACGCGTGA
- a CDS encoding ethylbenzene dehydrogenase-related protein translates to MRVRIFAGVLGTTIGITLLPTNLFVLAQQAPIPVESIKVDMAPKVDGDGSDEVWQKAKEVKIQTKDGPEAKLKSVYTDKEIFFLITWPDQTESINMDMWVFKDGAWSIKQEPRYGGSQSWDADQDRLAFQWNIKDSVTGFNEKGCVALCHVEEREDRMHTNGPGQYTDIWQWKAAHSNPLGKIDNGHLDNTVVSKKDQPDEEKRLYAAHKWDGTGDEPFVRNIENNAPKWMPKGGPNKEPFLMKGNEVPLDPSVVKSGDTVPGWVIGPLPKGRDVINAKGVYKEGTWTLEIGRALVTENKDFDIQFEDLKKPYYFGMGIWENDRLFAHMRADGPYMLTFK, encoded by the coding sequence ATGAGAGTAAGGATTTTCGCCGGGGTTCTTGGGACTACTATAGGTATAACGCTATTACCAACCAATCTTTTTGTTTTAGCCCAACAGGCTCCTATTCCCGTTGAATCTATCAAAGTGGATATGGCTCCGAAGGTAGATGGGGATGGGAGTGATGAGGTCTGGCAAAAAGCTAAAGAGGTTAAAATTCAAACAAAAGATGGTCCGGAGGCGAAGCTTAAATCGGTCTATACAGACAAGGAAATATTTTTCTTGATTACCTGGCCAGACCAGACAGAATCCATTAATATGGATATGTGGGTTTTCAAAGATGGGGCCTGGTCCATTAAGCAGGAGCCTCGATATGGAGGAAGTCAATCCTGGGATGCGGATCAAGATCGTTTGGCCTTTCAATGGAATATTAAGGACTCTGTTACTGGATTTAATGAAAAAGGTTGCGTGGCTCTCTGCCATGTTGAAGAGAGGGAAGATCGCATGCACACTAACGGTCCCGGGCAATATACGGATATCTGGCAATGGAAGGCAGCTCACTCCAATCCGTTGGGAAAGATCGACAATGGTCACCTGGACAATACGGTGGTCAGTAAAAAAGATCAGCCGGACGAGGAAAAACGTCTCTATGCCGCTCATAAATGGGATGGGACCGGGGATGAGCCCTTTGTAAGAAATATCGAAAATAACGCCCCTAAATGGATGCCCAAAGGGGGGCCCAATAAGGAGCCTTTCTTGATGAAAGGTAACGAAGTTCCCCTGGATCCCAGCGTTGTAAAGTCAGGGGATACTGTTCCGGGTTGGGTGATAGGACCCCTTCCCAAAGGCCGGGATGTCATCAATGCTAAGGGGGTTTATAAAGAGGGTACCTGGACTTTAGAAATCGGTCGGGCCCTGGTGACCGAGAACAAAGATTTTGATATTCAGTTTGAAGATCTCAAAAAACCTTATTATTTTGGGATGGGTATTTGGGAGAATGACCGCTTGTTTGCTCATATGCGTGCAGATGGGCCGTATATGTTGACCTTTAAATAA
- a CDS encoding carbon-nitrogen hydrolase family protein: MIIALASPRIATTLEEGLDKIKRLLSEASAQGAEIACFPEAYLPGLRGQDFEVLPFDHAQQERVLQTVAQWARTYAIAAILGMERLTEVGRQIVAFVIDAQGQIQGYQTKNQLAPTEDRFYVPGNTRRLFEIRGIKFGVVICHEGWRYPETVRWAAVRGAKIVFHPHHTGSDQGGVRLTQWGAVHGPYYEKAMMLRSLENTIYFASVNYALRFQESATSLITPSGQCQAYLPYGEEGVLVQAINVEEATGLLALRYAPERYQEFRME, encoded by the coding sequence ATGATTATTGCCCTGGCATCACCGCGTATCGCCACAACCCTTGAGGAGGGTTTAGATAAGATCAAGCGGCTTTTATCCGAAGCTTCAGCCCAAGGGGCAGAAATCGCGTGTTTCCCAGAAGCCTATCTCCCAGGTCTGCGGGGACAGGATTTTGAAGTGTTGCCCTTTGATCACGCCCAGCAGGAGCGGGTACTTCAGACCGTAGCCCAATGGGCACGGACGTATGCAATAGCCGCTATCCTCGGGATGGAAAGGCTCACAGAGGTGGGCCGACAGATTGTTGCCTTTGTCATTGACGCCCAGGGCCAGATTCAAGGATACCAAACCAAAAACCAACTGGCCCCGACCGAAGATCGGTTCTATGTGCCCGGAAATACCCGACGCCTCTTCGAGATCCGGGGGATTAAATTTGGCGTGGTAATTTGCCATGAGGGGTGGCGCTATCCCGAGACGGTGCGATGGGCGGCGGTGCGGGGAGCCAAAATCGTCTTTCACCCCCACCATACAGGGAGTGATCAAGGGGGTGTTCGTCTGACGCAGTGGGGGGCGGTCCATGGGCCTTACTACGAGAAGGCGATGATGCTTCGTAGCCTGGAGAACACCATCTACTTTGCCAGTGTCAATTACGCCTTGCGGTTCCAAGAATCGGCGACCAGTTTGATCACTCCATCCGGGCAGTGCCAGGCATACTTGCCCTATGGAGAAGAAGGAGTATTGGTCCAGGCGATCAACGTGGAGGAAGCAACGGGATTGCTGGCCCTGCGATATGCTCCCGAGCGTTATCAAGAATTCAGGATGGAATGA